In a single window of the Candidatus Poribacteria bacterium genome:
- the coaBC gene encoding bifunctional phosphopantothenoylcysteine decarboxylase/phosphopantothenate--cysteine ligase CoaBC: protein MEFRDRTIILGVTGGIAIHKSLDVASQLVKSGASVHVVMTENATRLVQPLQFQVISRNPVLLDLFDTGTDWKPPHIDLADRADLLMIVPATANIIGKLANGIADDALSTVAVSVHCPVLLAPAMNGHMYQNPFVQRNIDTLKTHGYHFIEPASGDLACGYEGVGRLNTVEAILEGISGILKRRDSEIAPTVRPQDLQGKRVLVTAGATREYIDPVRFITNRSSGKMGYAIAEAAAHRGAEVRLISGAATLPPPTHIKTQHVETTIQMYNEVLQAFDETDIVIMAAAPADYRPREFTPHKIKKTTDPLTLPLERNPDIAEALGKQKTHQILVCFAAETDDLLENAKKKLIRKNCDLIVANDILAEGAGFQSDTNIVTLLDRNGTCEQLPRAPKRDIADEILTKVVAIQNSRK, encoded by the coding sequence ATGGAATTCAGAGATCGGACTATCATCTTAGGTGTCACAGGTGGTATCGCCATCCATAAATCGCTTGATGTCGCGAGCCAACTCGTCAAAAGCGGTGCTTCCGTTCACGTCGTGATGACAGAGAACGCCACCCGTCTTGTCCAACCTCTACAATTCCAAGTTATCTCGCGGAATCCGGTACTCTTGGACCTATTTGACACAGGTACAGATTGGAAACCGCCGCATATTGATCTCGCCGACCGCGCCGATTTACTCATGATTGTCCCCGCAACGGCGAATATTATCGGTAAACTCGCAAACGGCATCGCTGACGATGCCCTCTCCACCGTCGCCGTGTCCGTTCACTGTCCAGTCCTCCTTGCGCCTGCAATGAACGGACACATGTATCAGAATCCGTTCGTCCAACGCAACATTGACACCCTGAAAACACACGGTTACCATTTCATTGAACCCGCAAGCGGTGATTTGGCATGCGGTTATGAAGGTGTTGGACGTTTGAACACTGTAGAGGCAATCTTGGAAGGCATAAGCGGTATTTTGAAGCGTCGCGATTCGGAGATTGCCCCTACAGTGAGACCACAGGATTTACAAGGTAAACGTGTCCTCGTCACAGCAGGGGCGACGCGCGAGTATATTGATCCCGTCCGATTTATTACAAACCGTTCCAGCGGTAAGATGGGGTACGCCATCGCTGAAGCAGCAGCACACCGCGGCGCGGAAGTCCGACTCATCAGCGGAGCTGCTACGCTTCCTCCACCGACCCACATCAAAACGCAACATGTCGAAACAACAATTCAGATGTACAATGAAGTGCTGCAAGCATTCGATGAAACAGACATTGTCATTATGGCGGCTGCGCCTGCTGATTATCGCCCACGCGAATTCACACCCCATAAAATCAAAAAGACCACCGATCCGCTAACACTTCCGCTTGAAAGGAATCCAGACATAGCGGAGGCACTTGGTAAACAGAAGACACATCAAATCCTCGTCTGTTTTGCTGCAGAAACGGATGATCTTCTCGAGAATGCTAAAAAGAAGTTGATTCGTAAGAATTGCGATCTCATCGTTGCGAACGATATTCTTGCGGAAGGGGCTGGATTCCAATCCGATACGAACATCGTCACCCTGCTGGATCGAAATGGGACCTGTGAACAACTGCCACGTGCCCCCAAACGCGACATAGCGGATGAGATTCTGACTAAGGTCGTTGCTATACAAAATAGTCGAAAATAA